Proteins from a single region of Hordeum vulgare subsp. vulgare chromosome 6H, MorexV3_pseudomolecules_assembly, whole genome shotgun sequence:
- the LOC123403380 gene encoding uncharacterized protein LOC123403380, whose protein sequence is MYPTAGGGEYRLLLCRFDDGDPLAMEYYVFTIGSAQPPRRIPSPIGCPEPPDRPGLLFKGSLYWHTGSEIVVFDTTNESFRHIRSPYFPGCIAQLFETGGMLGIFIYDDQKTSMYIFALQNQQSERWNFKSYVTLPVAETRQHCQCPDHRESVTVVPRDGGLLILLKCAAWLFQVDGDGGVIVHGKLIASFRYSDIIMSGHYLLKQTLVQHTFFPTLEGYVANALPFI, encoded by the coding sequence ATGTACCCTACCGCCGGCGGCGGCGAGTACCGACTGTTGCTGTGCcggtttgatgatggagatccacTTGCCATGGAGTACTACGTTTTCACAATAGGCTCTGCCCAGCCGCCCAGGCGCATACCTTCTCCCATAGGGTGCCCTGAACCGCCAGATCGCCCCGGATTGCTATTCAAAGGCAGCCTATACTGGCACACAGGCAGTGAAATAGTGGTATTCGACACCACCAATGAGTCCTTCAGGCACATCAGATCCCCGTATTTTCCGGGTTGTATTGCTCAACTGTTTGAGACTGGTGGCATGCTTGGCATCTTCATTTATGATGATCAAAAGACATCTATGTATATCTTTGCGTTGCAGAATCAACAAAGCGAGCGATGGAATTTCAAGTCTTATGTTACATTACCGGTTGCGGAGACCAGGCAGCATTGTCAGTGTCCCGACCATCGAGAGAGTGTGACGGTTGTGCCTCGGGACGGTGGGTTGCTCATTCTGCTCAAGTGTGCTGCCTGGCTGTTTCAAGTTGATGGCGATGGCGGGGTTATTGTCCATGGCAAGTTGATTGCAAGTTTCCGTTACTCAGACATCATCATGTCTGGCCATTATTTGCTCAAGCAAACTCTTGTTCAGCATACCTTCTTTCCAACACTAGAGGGTTATGTTGCCAACGCTCTACCTTTCATCTGA